The Lysobacter capsici genome has a segment encoding these proteins:
- a CDS encoding FadR/GntR family transcriptional regulator — MTLTEQLLDALGREIVLGRFAESGFPTEAEISEAYSTSRGVTREAIKMLTSKGMLSARPRSGIVVQPERSWSLLDADVLRWMLERKFSYKLLQSFTEMRLGIEPTAAALAARRADAEAIKGIERGLERMIAAERGEDDHLTSDVAFHVAILDATGNPFYVQLHELVNTALRISIQLTNRIKGHTASIPAHRRVLDAIKAGDAVAAHATMSSIINDVLVLIADAQAREADQGKPRKRVTKAPVRSGK; from the coding sequence ATGACGCTGACGGAACAGCTGCTCGATGCATTGGGCAGGGAAATCGTGCTGGGCCGTTTCGCCGAAAGCGGCTTTCCCACCGAGGCGGAAATTTCCGAGGCCTATTCGACCAGCCGCGGCGTCACCCGCGAAGCGATCAAGATGCTCACCTCCAAGGGCATGCTGTCGGCGCGCCCGCGCAGCGGCATCGTGGTGCAGCCCGAGCGCAGCTGGAGCCTGCTGGATGCCGACGTGCTGCGCTGGATGCTCGAGCGCAAGTTCTCCTACAAGTTGCTGCAATCGTTCACCGAGATGCGGCTGGGCATCGAGCCCACCGCCGCGGCCCTGGCCGCGCGCCGCGCCGACGCCGAGGCGATCAAGGGCATCGAGCGCGGCCTGGAGCGGATGATCGCCGCCGAGCGCGGCGAGGACGATCATCTGACCTCCGATGTCGCCTTCCACGTCGCCATCCTCGATGCCACCGGCAACCCGTTCTACGTGCAACTGCACGAACTGGTGAACACCGCGCTGCGCATCTCGATCCAGCTGACCAATCGCATCAAGGGCCACACCGCGAGCATTCCCGCGCACCGGCGCGTGCTCGATGCGATCAAGGCCGGCGATGCGGTCGCCGCGCACGCGACGATGTCGAGCATCATCAACGACGTGCTGGTGCTGATCGCCGATGCGCAGGCGCGCGAGGCCGATCAGGGCAAGCCGCGCAAGCGCGTAACCAAAGCGCCGGTCCGATCCGGCAAATAA
- a CDS encoding aldose 1-epimerase, with protein MMLASAGLRARIAPEWGGALLGLDAVIDGRLAPLMRPSPFAPSPDGVVPDSNRLTCYPLLPWSNRISDDGFEFDGRRIDLPRNRDDEPWPIHGSGWQRAWRVAYAAADEALLTLDETSARDYRYRANLRYRLRERALEVSLSVVNIGLASLPFGLGLHPFFPRDADTRLRAPADRVWLNDGRTPLPTELADIPEHWRFDDARVLPADCVDHGFVGWSGRASIRWPRRRLGLDIDSDVDRFVLYTPVGADFFCFEPVDHAIDAVHLPGGALAHGMTALAPGARVQRRFRFTAIECEPN; from the coding sequence ATGATGCTGGCCAGCGCCGGTTTGCGCGCGCGGATCGCGCCCGAGTGGGGCGGCGCTCTGCTCGGTCTGGACGCCGTCATCGATGGCCGACTGGCGCCGCTGATGCGTCCCAGCCCGTTCGCGCCGTCGCCGGACGGTGTCGTTCCTGACTCCAACCGATTGACCTGCTATCCGTTGCTGCCATGGTCGAACCGCATCTCCGACGATGGCTTCGAGTTCGACGGACGCCGCATCGACTTGCCGCGCAACCGCGACGACGAGCCCTGGCCGATTCACGGCAGCGGCTGGCAACGCGCCTGGCGCGTCGCCTACGCCGCCGCGGACGAGGCCTTGCTGACATTGGACGAAACCTCGGCTCGCGACTATCGCTATCGCGCGAACCTGCGTTACCGGCTGCGCGAACGCGCGCTGGAGGTGTCGCTCAGCGTGGTCAACATCGGCCTGGCGAGCCTGCCGTTCGGACTGGGTCTGCACCCGTTCTTTCCGCGCGACGCCGACACCCGTCTGCGCGCGCCGGCGGATCGGGTCTGGCTCAACGATGGCCGCACGCCTTTGCCGACCGAGCTGGCCGACATTCCCGAACACTGGCGATTCGACGACGCGCGCGTGCTGCCCGCCGATTGCGTCGATCACGGTTTCGTCGGTTGGTCGGGCCGGGCGAGCATCCGCTGGCCGCGTCGCCGACTGGGGCTGGATATCGACAGCGACGTCGACCGCTTCGTGCTGTACACGCCGGTGGGCGCGGACTTCTTCTGCTTCGAACCGGTCGATCACGCGATCGACGCGGTCCATCTGCCCGGCGGCGCGCTCGCACACGGCATGACCGCGCTGGCGCCCGGAGCGCGTGTGCAGCGGCGTTTTCGTTTTACCGCTATCGAATGCGAGCCGAATTAG
- a CDS encoding alpha-galactosidase gives MGSFLLRAAGGAAFIVLCSLPDLARASVVFDAQTRVFRLDGGQVTYAFGINEVGQLQAVHWGGRLAAGDPLGPVKALPGHASFDLSASVTPQEFPAQGGGIYSEVALKLAYADGNRDTVLRYVSHRIEGDALVIKMKDIAAPLQVSLRYTIDADTGVVGRSASIENQGDTPVRIDQAASASYTLAPQSDYRLHHLTGRWIGEWTLQQRPVTEGATVLESRRGSTGQQNTPWFAIDRDGMSTEENGPVWFGALAWSGSWRISIDKDQLGAVRVVGGYNPYDFAYRLAPGETLDTPVFYAGYSERGMGGASRLMHRFQREHILPGNGKPRLRPVLYNSWEATEFAVDEAGQMALAEKAARIGVERFVMDDGWFGARNSDKAGLGDWTVNPNKFPNGLKPLIDKVHGLGMEFGLWVEPEMVNPDSDLYRAHPDWAIQFPGRPLTPARNQLVLNLARLDVRDHLFKVLDELVTRNDIQFLKWDYNRNWSEPGWSQLAPEDQPKLYVEYVRNLYWILAELRRKHPKLEIESCSGGGGRVDMGVMAFTDQVWPSDNTDPYDRLSMQDGFSHAYAPAVMMAWVTDSPNWVNKRETSLDYRFLSSMQGGLGIGANLNHWKDADFATAKRMVEAYKGIRRTVQQGDLYRLLSPWDGGRRSATLSVSRDQKQAVLFAFLHSGTKALPDPAIRLRGLDPGKRYRIARVGGGERPESAPIEASGAYWMEHGVPVSLRGDFQAAAYVFEAK, from the coding sequence ATGGGTTCGTTCCTGCTTCGCGCCGCGGGCGGCGCGGCGTTCATCGTGTTGTGCTCGCTTCCCGATTTGGCGCGGGCGTCGGTGGTTTTCGATGCGCAGACCCGGGTCTTTCGCCTCGACGGCGGCCAGGTCACCTACGCCTTCGGCATCAACGAGGTCGGCCAGTTGCAGGCCGTGCACTGGGGCGGACGGCTCGCCGCCGGCGATCCGCTCGGCCCGGTCAAGGCCTTGCCCGGCCACGCCAGCTTCGATCTGTCCGCATCGGTCACGCCGCAGGAATTTCCGGCCCAGGGCGGCGGCATCTATAGCGAGGTCGCGCTCAAGCTCGCGTATGCCGATGGCAATCGCGACACCGTGCTGCGCTACGTCTCGCATCGCATCGAAGGCGATGCCCTCGTCATCAAGATGAAGGACATCGCCGCGCCGCTGCAGGTGAGTCTGCGCTACACCATCGATGCGGACACCGGCGTGGTCGGGCGTTCGGCCTCGATCGAGAATCAGGGCGACACGCCGGTGCGCATCGATCAGGCCGCGTCGGCCTCCTACACCCTCGCGCCCCAGAGCGACTACCGCCTGCATCACCTCACCGGCCGCTGGATCGGCGAATGGACCTTGCAGCAGCGCCCGGTCACCGAAGGCGCGACCGTGCTGGAAAGCCGGCGCGGCTCCACCGGTCAGCAGAACACGCCGTGGTTCGCGATCGACCGCGACGGCATGTCGACCGAAGAAAACGGGCCGGTGTGGTTCGGTGCGCTGGCGTGGTCGGGATCGTGGCGGATCAGCATCGACAAGGATCAGCTAGGTGCGGTGCGCGTGGTCGGCGGCTACAACCCTTACGATTTCGCCTACCGCCTCGCGCCCGGCGAAACCCTGGATACGCCGGTGTTCTACGCCGGCTATTCCGAACGCGGCATGGGCGGCGCCTCGCGCCTGATGCATCGTTTCCAGCGTGAACACATCCTGCCCGGCAACGGCAAGCCGCGGCTGCGTCCGGTGCTCTACAACAGTTGGGAAGCCACCGAGTTCGCGGTCGACGAAGCCGGCCAGATGGCCCTGGCCGAGAAAGCCGCGCGAATCGGCGTGGAGCGTTTCGTCATGGACGACGGCTGGTTCGGCGCGCGCAACAGCGACAAGGCCGGCCTGGGCGATTGGACCGTCAATCCGAACAAATTCCCGAACGGACTCAAGCCGCTGATCGACAAAGTGCATGGCCTGGGCATGGAGTTCGGGCTGTGGGTCGAGCCGGAAATGGTCAACCCCGACAGCGATCTGTACCGCGCGCATCCGGACTGGGCGATCCAGTTTCCCGGCCGTCCGCTGACGCCGGCGCGCAATCAGCTGGTGCTCAATCTCGCCCGGCTCGATGTGCGCGATCACTTGTTCAAGGTGCTCGACGAGCTGGTCACCCGCAACGATATCCAGTTCCTGAAATGGGATTACAACCGCAACTGGTCCGAACCGGGCTGGTCGCAACTGGCGCCGGAAGACCAACCCAAGCTCTACGTCGAGTACGTGCGTAATCTGTACTGGATCCTGGCCGAGCTGCGCCGCAAGCATCCGAAGCTGGAGATCGAATCGTGTTCGGGCGGCGGCGGCCGCGTCGACATGGGCGTCATGGCCTTCACCGATCAGGTGTGGCCGTCGGACAACACCGATCCCTACGACCGGCTGAGCATGCAGGACGGTTTCAGCCACGCCTATGCGCCGGCGGTGATGATGGCCTGGGTGACCGATTCGCCGAACTGGGTCAACAAGCGCGAGACCTCGCTGGACTATCGCTTCCTGTCGTCGATGCAGGGCGGCCTGGGCATCGGCGCCAATCTCAATCATTGGAAGGACGCAGATTTCGCCACGGCCAAACGCATGGTCGAGGCGTACAAGGGCATCCGCCGCACCGTGCAGCAAGGCGATCTGTACCGGCTGCTGTCGCCGTGGGACGGCGGCCGCCGTTCGGCCACGCTGTCGGTTTCGCGCGATCAAAAGCAGGCGGTGTTGTTCGCGTTCTTGCATAGCGGGACCAAGGCGCTGCCGGATCCGGCGATCCGTTTGCGCGGGCTTGATCCGGGCAAGCGCTATCGCATCGCGCGCGTGGGTGGCGGCGAGCGGCCTGAATCAGCGCCGATTGAAGCCAGTGGCGCGTACTGGATGGAGCATGGGGTGCCGGTGAGTTTGCGCGGCGACTTTCAGGCGGCTGCGTATGTGTTCGAGGCGAAGTGA
- a CDS encoding sodium:solute symporter family transporter — MMLSALDVVIVLGYLAGIFLLAQWVSREKQGHRKNAQDYFLASKSLPWWAIGASLIAANISAEQIIGMSGSGYALGLAIASYEWMAALTLLIVGKFFLPVFLRNNIYTMPQFLENRYGRTIRIVMAVFWLILYVFVNLTSILWLGSIAVSQVTGMDQIYALLLLGGFALAYQVYGGLKAVALTDIVQVSLLVLGGLMITALTLNRIGDGQGVIAGFRHLLEVQPERFHMILSRDNPYYKDLPGLGVLLGGLWIMNFSYWGFNQYIIQRGLAAKDIAEAQKGVLFAAFLKLLVPVIVVIPGIAAVVLAPGLSKPDQAYPTMMGLLPTGVLGLVFAALIAAIMASLASKINSVATIFTLDFYAKLRPDQDEATLVRVGRVASLIAVALGMLAAKPLLGSFDQAFQYIQDFTGYFTPGITVIFLLGLFWKRANEAGALAAAIGSVLLSIAVRVMWPDYPFMNRVGVVFLLALVLAVVVSLLSKTRTGSDLIRTDDVSYRTPTSFNLGALIVVVIVAVLYAVFW, encoded by the coding sequence ATGATGCTGTCCGCATTGGATGTCGTGATCGTGTTGGGCTATCTGGCCGGGATCTTTTTGCTGGCGCAGTGGGTGTCGCGGGAGAAACAGGGACACCGCAAGAACGCGCAGGATTATTTCCTGGCCAGCAAGTCCCTGCCGTGGTGGGCGATCGGCGCGTCGCTGATCGCGGCCAACATCTCCGCCGAGCAGATCATCGGCATGTCCGGCTCGGGCTATGCGCTGGGCCTGGCGATCGCATCCTACGAATGGATGGCCGCGCTGACCTTGCTGATCGTCGGCAAGTTCTTCCTGCCGGTGTTCCTGCGCAACAACATCTACACCATGCCGCAGTTCCTGGAGAACCGTTACGGCCGCACCATCCGCATCGTCATGGCGGTGTTCTGGTTGATCCTGTATGTGTTCGTCAATCTCACCTCGATCCTGTGGCTGGGCTCGATCGCGGTCAGCCAGGTCACCGGCATGGACCAGATCTACGCCTTGCTGCTGCTCGGCGGTTTCGCCCTGGCGTATCAGGTCTACGGCGGGCTCAAGGCGGTGGCGCTGACCGACATCGTGCAGGTGTCGCTGCTGGTGCTCGGCGGGCTGATGATCACCGCGCTGACCTTGAACCGCATCGGCGACGGGCAGGGCGTGATCGCCGGTTTCCGACACCTGCTGGAGGTCCAGCCCGAGCGTTTCCACATGATCCTGAGCCGCGACAATCCCTACTACAAGGATCTGCCGGGCCTGGGCGTGTTGCTCGGCGGTTTGTGGATCATGAATTTCAGCTACTGGGGCTTCAATCAATACATCATCCAGCGCGGACTGGCGGCCAAGGACATCGCCGAGGCGCAGAAGGGCGTGCTGTTCGCCGCGTTCCTGAAGTTGCTGGTGCCGGTGATCGTGGTGATTCCGGGCATCGCCGCGGTGGTGCTGGCGCCGGGCTTGAGCAAGCCCGATCAGGCCTATCCGACCATGATGGGTCTGCTGCCGACCGGCGTGCTCGGCCTGGTGTTCGCGGCCTTGATCGCGGCGATCATGGCGTCGCTGGCGTCCAAGATCAATTCGGTGGCGACCATCTTCACCCTGGATTTCTACGCCAAGCTGCGTCCGGATCAGGACGAGGCGACGTTGGTTCGGGTCGGCCGCGTCGCCTCGCTGATCGCGGTGGCGCTGGGCATGCTCGCGGCCAAGCCTTTGCTCGGCAGTTTCGATCAGGCCTTCCAGTACATCCAGGATTTCACCGGTTACTTCACTCCGGGCATTACCGTGATCTTCCTGCTGGGCCTGTTCTGGAAACGCGCCAACGAAGCCGGCGCGCTGGCCGCGGCGATCGGATCGGTGCTGCTGTCGATCGCGGTGCGGGTGATGTGGCCGGACTATCCGTTCATGAATCGCGTCGGCGTGGTATTCCTGCTGGCGCTGGTGCTGGCGGTGGTGGTGTCGCTGTTGAGCAAGACACGGACCGGCAGCGATCTGATCCGCACCGACGACGTGAGTTACCGCACCCCGACCAGTTTCAACCTCGGTGCGCTCATCGTGGTGGTGATAGTGGCCGTGTTGTACGCCGTGTTCTGGTGA